TTTTTTTTAAAGATAATAATAATTTTGCTTATATGCTTTGTCTCACTACTGGTATTCAAAATGGACTTTTTATGACATATAAAGGTATTCTTATAAGAACTTCTCATTTAACAGGAAGTATCAGTGATTTAGGAGTCTATATAGGATATAAACTAAGAGGAATAAAAGTGGATAACATAAAAATTTTTTACTATATTACAACTATTATAGCATTTTTTTGTGGTGGAATAGTTGCTACATATTTATATAATATTTTTCAAAATGATGCTCTTATTCTTATTCCTCTACTTTATTTTTTAATTGGAGCTTCTTATTTTCAACTTCGTCGTGATTTTCAAGATAATAAATAATTTTTACATTAATATTATACAAGGAGAAATAAAATGATAAAAAAAGAACTTTTAAAAAAATATGTAGATTTATCTTTAGAAATAGGAATTAACATTCAAAAAGGACAAGCTCTTGTTATAATGTCCCCTATAGAAATTTTTGA
The DNA window shown above is from Fusobacterium perfoetens ATCC 29250 and carries:
- a CDS encoding YoaK family protein, with the translated sequence MQRHEDLVLFWIGTLSFISGYANVYGIILIGLTLTHFTGDISKAAIHMINHVPIDDQIIKIFLGLLLFLVGNIFSGAIIGERAFNIRKRYGLIFFGIGFAIFFSYIFFKDNNNFAYMLCLTTGIQNGLFMTYKGILIRTSHLTGSISDLGVYIGYKLRGIKVDNIKIFYYITTIIAFFCGGIVATYLYNIFQNDALILIPLLYFLIGASYFQLRRDFQDNK